Proteins from a genomic interval of Buchnera aphidicola (Brachycaudus cardui):
- the yciA gene encoding acyl-CoA thioester hydrolase YciA, producing the protein MSEKYKLPKGTIVLKTLAMPDNTNANGDIFGGWIMSQMDMGGAILAKEIACGKVVTVRVEGINFLKSVSVGDIVTCYANCIKVGKSSIKINVEIWIKKIHSKPLGQYYCAAAAEFIYVAIDKIGKPRELLPMSII; encoded by the coding sequence ATGTCAGAAAAATATAAGTTACCAAAAGGAACAATAGTATTAAAAACTCTTGCAATGCCTGATAATACTAATGCTAATGGTGATATATTTGGTGGTTGGATTATGTCTCAAATGGATATGGGAGGAGCAATATTAGCAAAAGAAATTGCATGTGGAAAAGTAGTGACTGTACGAGTAGAAGGAATAAATTTTTTAAAATCTGTATCAGTAGGAGATATTGTAACTTGTTATGCTAATTGTATAAAAGTCGGAAAAAGTTCTATAAAAATTAATGTAGAAATATGGATTAAAAAAATTCATTCTAAACCCTTAGGTCAATATTACTGTGCTGCAGCAGCAGAATTTATTTATGTAGCCATTGATAAAATAGGAAAGCCTCGTGAATTATTACCTATGAGTATTATTTAA
- the cls gene encoding cardiolipin synthase, which produces MNIFYNSLKCLVFLIYWLLIANITFRILIKRRSIASSMSWLLIIYIIPFIGIFIWFFFGELYLGKRQKKIANRIWSISNIWLNELKSCKYIFQIKNSEVATSLFQLCKHRQGIPGVKTNNLKLLTNTKKIMQILIRDIYLARKNIEMVFYIWKPGGIADDVAMALISSAKRGIHCRLMLDSAGSIEFFRSPWVEIMRKSGIQVVEALKVSVFRIFLRRLDVRQHRKIVLIDNYIAYSGSMNLVDPYLFKKSSGIGQWIDLMTRIEGPIAATIGIIYSCDWEIETGHKILPQLPHKKILENKYNKDSSIQVIASGPGFPENMIHQALLTAIYSARNELIMTTPYLVPSEDLLYAICTAAQRGVKVSIIIPLCHDSILVKWASRVFFSELLEAGVKIYQFKKGLLHSKSILVDQQLSLIGTANLDMRSLWLNFEITLVIDDSNFGRNLSCIQNQYILDSQLLDKKKWSMRSYWTRILEKIFYFLSPLL; this is translated from the coding sequence ATGAATATTTTCTATAATTCATTAAAATGTCTAGTGTTTTTAATATACTGGTTGCTAATTGCTAATATTACTTTTCGAATTTTAATCAAACGTCGTAGTATAGCTTCTTCTATGTCTTGGCTTTTAATAATTTATATTATTCCATTTATTGGTATTTTTATTTGGTTTTTTTTCGGTGAATTATACTTAGGAAAAAGACAAAAAAAAATTGCAAATAGAATTTGGTCTATATCTAATATATGGCTTAATGAACTAAAGTCTTGTAAATATATTTTTCAAATAAAAAATAGTGAAGTAGCGACATCTTTATTCCAATTATGTAAACATAGACAAGGTATACCTGGAGTAAAAACTAATAACTTAAAACTATTAACTAATACCAAAAAAATTATGCAAATTTTAATACGTGATATTTATTTGGCGCGTAAAAATATTGAAATGGTTTTTTATATTTGGAAACCAGGTGGAATAGCAGATGATGTAGCAATGGCTCTTATTTCATCTGCAAAACGCGGAATACATTGTAGATTAATGCTTGATTCTGCAGGAAGTATAGAATTTTTTAGAAGTCCTTGGGTTGAAATTATGAGAAAATCTGGAATTCAAGTTGTAGAAGCGCTTAAAGTAAGTGTATTCCGAATTTTTTTAAGACGATTAGATGTTAGACAGCATAGAAAAATTGTACTAATTGATAATTATATTGCATATTCTGGTAGTATGAATCTTGTAGATCCATATTTATTTAAAAAATCTTCTGGAATTGGCCAATGGATTGATTTAATGACACGAATAGAAGGACCAATAGCTGCAACAATTGGAATAATTTATTCATGTGATTGGGAAATTGAGACTGGTCATAAAATTTTACCTCAATTACCACATAAAAAAATTTTAGAAAATAAATATAATAAAGATTCTAGTATTCAAGTTATTGCATCTGGACCTGGTTTTCCAGAAAATATGATTCATCAAGCATTACTAACTGCAATTTATTCCGCTAGAAATGAATTAATTATGACTACACCTTACTTAGTACCTAGTGAAGATTTATTATATGCTATTTGCACTGCTGCTCAAAGAGGAGTTAAAGTTAGTATTATTATACCTTTATGTCACGATTCTATTTTAGTCAAGTGGGCGAGTCGAGTTTTTTTTAGTGAATTATTAGAAGCCGGTGTTAAAATTTACCAATTTAAAAAAGGTTTACTACATAGTAAAAGTATTTTAGTAGATCAACAGTTAAGTTTAATTGGAACTGCAAATTTAGATATGAGAAGTCTTTGGTTAAATTTTGAAATTACTTTAGTCATTGATGACAGTAATTTTGGTCGAAATTTATCTTGTATACAAAATCAATATATTTTAGACTCTCAATTATTAGATAAGAAAAAGTGGTCTATGCGCTCGTATTGGACACGTATTCTTGAAAAAATATTTTATTTTTTAAGCCCACTTTTATAG